The genomic window CATCTCGACCATGCTCCTGTACGCGACGGTCCTGCTCGGGTCGCTGCTGGTCGTGAGGTCGTGCGGCTATCGCCTCGTGCGCCGGGCCGCATCGCCCGCGGGGCCGCCGGATGGTGCCGGGAACTGATCGCCCCGGGCCCCGCCGAATGGGCGGCATCCGTCCGCCCCGGCGGGCCGCGCGAACACGCCGAGGCCGGGCCTGCTCTGCCCCGTCGAAGGGGCCCGACGAGGCTGGGCGGATGTTAGCGATAGCCCCAGGCCGTCGCCCGGGCCGCCGGATACTCCGCCGGGGGAGGATCCGCGGAGAGTTCCCTCGCCCTCGTCTCCGCGAGCCGGTAATCGCGGTACGATCGCGGGCCCATCATGGCCCCCCAGAGGAGCAGCGCGACGACGCCGACGGCCAGGATGTAGGTGCGGATTCGGAAGCTTGACAGTCCCATTTGCGGCCTCGCAATGAAACCCGACTTGCCCTCAAGTCGTCCGCATCCTACCACACCACGACGAGTGTCGCACAGGCCGGGCGGGCGATTCGCACGGCCCGTCCCCTGGGGTAAGCCTCCTGCCTCCCCCTTCGAGGGCGGGAGGCGAGTCCGGTCCTCGCCCCTCGCACCGTCGGCCGGCGTGGCGGCGAGGCCTCGCCGTCGCGGAGCCGCGCCTCCGCTCATCGCCCGGCGGGGCTCATCCAGGCGCGGACCAGTTCGCGGGCCGCCGGCCAGTCCATGTGGTCGAGGTCCTCGATCATCCCGGCCTCCTGCGCCGGGTGCCATCCCAGGCGCTCCCGCGTCAGCCTGCTGGACGCCGGCATGTCCATCGCGGCGAACATCGCCATCCAGCCGAAGTGGCCGGCCGCCTCCTCGGGCGTCAGGGAGACGGCCGGGACGCCCAGGCCCCGGCCGATCGCCTCGGCGATCGCCCGGGCCGGGACGCCCTCCTCGGCGACGGCGTGATATCGCGCCCGGTTCGGCCCCTTCTCCAGGGCCAGCCGGTAGACGGGCGCGGCGTCGAGGACGTGCACCGCGGGCCAGCGGTTGAGGCCGTCCCCGACGTAGGCCGCGACGCCCTTCTGGCAGGCGACGGCGATCGCGGGCGTGACCAGCCCCTGCTTCTGCGTGTTGTGAACCTGCGGCAGCCGCACCACCGCCACGCGCACGCCGCGGCCGGCGACCTCCTCCGCCGCGATCTCCGAGGCCGAGCGCGGATTCGGGTGGTGGGGGTCGAAGTGGTCCTCGACCGAGGGATCGCCCGGCACCGCGGTCCCCATCCCCGTCCCGGACGTGATGACGAAGGGGCGGCCGGAGCCGGCGAGCGCGTCCCCCATCGCCCGGATGGCCCGCCGGTCCGCCTCGCAGGACTCCGCGAACCGCGAGAAGTCGTGATTGAAGCCGAGGTGGATCACCCCGTCCGAGGCCGCCGCCCCGGCCCGCAGGCTCTCGAGGTCCTCGAGGTCGCCCCGGTGCACCCCAACCCCGGCGGCGGCGAGCGCCGCGGCCCCCCCGTCCGAGCGGGCCAGGCCCAGCACCGTGTGGCCCGCCTCGATGAGATCCCGGACGACCTCGGTGCCGATGAAGCCCGTCGCCCCCGTGACGAAAACACGCATCAGGAAACCTCCGTGGAGATGACTTTCGGTCCCGTGGGTCAGAGCGTAGGCTCTGGGCCTGATACGATCTATGCTCCGAAATCCAAATCTTCTTCGCGATCGTCCAGGAGGCCCCATGGATCCGCTCTCGGGCGTGCTCTCGCTGCTGAAGCCGCGGAACACGATGTGCGCCGGCTTCGACGTGGGCGGGGACTGGTCGATCCGGTTCCCCGAGCACGAGGGCATCAAGTGCTATGCGATCGCCTCCGGCCGATGCTGGCTCGCCGTGGAGGGCGTCGCCGAGGCGCTGCACCTCCGGGCGGGCGACTCCTTCCTCCTCCCGCTGGGGCGGCCGTTCCGCCTGGCGAGCGACCTGGCCCTGCCCCCGGTCGACTTCAGGTCGGTCTACGAGAAGCCGGCGAGCGGGGGCATCTCGGTCTGGAACGGGGGAGGCGACGTCTCCGGGGTCGGGGGGTACTTCGAGCTCGAGGAGAATCACGCCGGCATCCTGCTGGGGATGCTGCCGCCGATCGTCCACATCCGGGAGGAGGCGGACCGGCGGGCGCTCCGCTGGTCGATGGAGCGGATGATGGCGGAGCTGCGCGAGCCGCAGCCCGGCGGCTTCCTGGTCCTCCAGCACCTCGCGCACATGATGCTGGTCCAGGCCCTGCGGGCGCACCTCGCGGGGGGCCCGGGCGGCGGCGTCGGCTGGCTCTTCGCCCTGGCGGACCGTCAGATCGGGCCGGCGATCGACGCCATGCACGGCGAGCCCGCCCGCCCCTGGACCTTGCAGGAGCTGGCGGACCGCGCCGGGATGTCGCGATCGGGCTTCGCCGCGCGGTTCAAGGAGGCCGTGGGGGCGACGCCCATCGATTACCTGACGCGATGGCGGATGCTCCTGGCCGGCGACCGCCTGCGGAGCTCCGGCGAACCCGTCTCGGCCATCGCGAGGTCGCTCGGGTACGAGTCCGAGAGCGCCTTCAGCACCGCGTTCAAGAGGGTGATGGGCCGCTCGCCCCGGCAGTACAGCCGCGGCCGCGACCCGGTCGCCGCGTCGCCGTAGCGAGGGAGGGGCGGGGATCGGGCCCCGCGGGGCCGCGTCCCGCCTGCCGGCGTCCCCGGGCGGTGGCCGGCGACCTCCGGGAAGACGCCGCGAAAACTTCATCGAAGATTGCGGGAAGGCCGCGCCGCGGTCCGGTAGATTCGTGGGGCATGCGAGCGTCGGTACGCGATGCCCCCGGACGGTCGGGGCCGATTGCCGCGACTCGGTGCCCCACTCAGGACCCTCGCCGTGCTCGACCTCTCGGATCTGCTGACCGCCGTGCGTGCCGAAGGCGGCGTCAGCCGCCGCCTGTTCCTGGCCTATGGGGCGGCGCTGTCGGCCTTGCCGCTCCTCGACCGTCGCGCCGAGGCCAGGGGCGGCAAGGTCGCCTTCGCCGGCGACCCGTTCTCCCTCGGGGTCGCGTCGGGGGACCCGACGCATTCGGGCATGGTCCTGTGGACGCGGCTCGCGCCGAAGCCCCTGGACCCCGACGGCGGCCTGCCGCCCGAGGCGATCGAGGTCGCCTGGGAGCTGGCGGACGACGAAGGGATGCGCGAGGTCGTCCGCCGGGGGACGGCCGTGGCGACCCCGCAGCTCGCTCACTCCGTGCACGTGGAAGTGGAGGGGCTCCGGCCGGACCGCTGGTACTGGTATCGGTTCCGGGCCGGCGACGCGACCAGCCCGGTCGGCCGCACCCGCACGGCCCCCGCGCCGGACGCCTCCCCGGAGCGGCTCCGGCTCGCGTTCGCCTCGTGCTCGCACTACGAGCAGGGGCTCTTCACGGCCTACCGGCACATGGCCGAGGACGACCTCGACCTGGCGTTCCACCTGGGCGACTACATCTACGAGTACGCGGGGAAGGACCGGCTCGTCCGCAAGCACGCCGGGCCGAAGCTCCGCAGCCTGGCCGACTACCGCGTCCGCCACGCCCAGTACAAGACCGACCCGGACCTCCGGGCCGCCCACGCGCGCTGCCCCTGGGTGGTCACGTGGGACGACCACGAGTTCGAGAACAACTACGCGAACGACGTCTCCGAGAAGGCCGGCGTGGACCCGGCCGAGTTCCTCGAGCAGCGGGCGCGAGCCTACCAGGCCTACTACGAGGCGATGCCGCTGCGGCCCTCCTCCGTGCCGCGCGGGCCGCGGATGAAACTCTACCGGACCCTCCCGTTCGGCCGCCTGGCGACCTTCCAGGTCCTGGACACCCGCCAGTACCGCACCGACCAGCCCAACGACGACCGCGCCGCCCCGCTGAACGAGGCGGCCCTGAGCCCCAAGAACACGATCCTCGGCGCCGAGCAGGCCGGATGGCTGAAGGCGGCCCTCCTGGGCTCGACGGGGACGTGGAACGTGCTCGCCCAGCAGGTGATGATGGGGATGGTCGGCCGGGGCCGCAAGCCCGGCGAGCCGCCGCTCTACTCGATGGACCAGTGGCCCGGCTACGCCGCCGAGCGGATGAAGCTCGTCGAGTTCCTCGCCGACCGTCGCGTGCCCAACCCCGTCGTCCTGACCGGCGACATCCACTCCAACTGGGTCAACGACCTCCGCGTCGACGACCGCAAGCCCGAGACGCCCGTCGTCGCGGCCGAGTTCGTCGGCACGTCGATCACCAGCGGCGGCAACGGCTCGCCCCAAATCGACGGCCTCGACGCCCTCCTCGCGGCCAACCCCTGCGTCCGCTTCCACAACCGCCAGCGGGGCTACGTGCGCTGCACGGTCACCCCCCGGACGTGGACGAGCGACTACCGGATCGTCGAGGACGTGACGTCCCCCGGCGCCCCGGCGCGGACGCTGGCGTCGTTCGTCGTCGAGGCCGGCCGGCCCGGCGTCCATCCCGCCTGAGCCCGCGGCGGGGCCGGGCCGGTGCGATGGCGGTGCGATCGGGCATGGCCCCGCCGAGGTCCGGGCCCGCGGCGAAGCCCGGGGCCTCATCGCCGGATGAGGCCCCGGGCCGGATGCCGCGCGACGCCCAGGAATTCTCGCGAAGCGAGAACCGCGCGGGGCATTCGCGGCATTATAGGGAAACGGCCGACATCGCATCGGCGCGGGCGGGGACTCTGCCGGGGGAGGCGCGGCGTGGGCAACAAACGACGGGGCGGGGCCGTGCTGGAGCGGCTCCGGCTCCTCTACAACGTGGGGAGCATCGGGGAGCTGACCGACGGCCAGCTCCTGGAGCGGTTCGCGACCGATCGGGGCGAGGGGGCCGAGCTCGCCTTCGCCGCCCTCGTGGAGCGGCACGAGGCGACGGTCTGGCGAGCCTGCCTGGCCATCGCCCGGGACGAGCACGACGCGGAGGACGCCTTCCAGGCCACGTTCCTCGTGCTCGTGAAGAAAGCCCGGTCGCTCTGGGTGCGGGAGTCGCTGGGCCCCTGGCTGTACGAGGTCGCCTGCCGGACGGCCCGCCGGGCCCGCGCGAAGGCCGCCCTCAGCCGCCGGCACGAGCATCCCGCCCCGGCCGCGGGGCTGGGCGCGGTCGAGCCCGCCGGGGAAGTCCCGGGGCGCGACCCCGAGGAGGAGGCCGCCGTCCACGAGGAGCTGGATCGGCTGCCGGAGAAGTACCGGGCGCCGATCGTGCTCTGCGACCTGGGCGGCCGCACGCATCGCGACGCGGCGAGGTGCCTCGGCTGGCCGATTGGCACCGTCAAGAGCCGGCAGTCGAAGGGCCGCGGCATGCTCCGCGACCGCCTGACGCGCCGGGGGCTGGCGACGGCCGCCGTCGCGGCCGGCGCGTCCCTCGGGAGGGGCGCCGCCGGGGCCGTCCCGCATCATGTCGCGCGGGACGCGGTCCGCGCCGCGATGCGGACGTCGGGGCGGCTGTTCGCGGGGGCGGATGTCTCTTCGGCCGTCCTCACACTCACGAGGGAAGGACTTGCAGCCATGCTCTGGACCAGGATCCGTTGCGTCGCGGCCGTGGCCCTGGCGATCGTCGCCGCGTCCGGCGGGGCAGGCGTTTATGTCAGGGGCTCCCAGGAGCCCGCGGACCGGCCGCCGACCGCCGAGAAGCCCGG from Aquisphaera giovannonii includes these protein-coding regions:
- a CDS encoding SDR family oxidoreductase; this translates as MRVFVTGATGFIGTEVVRDLIEAGHTVLGLARSDGGAAALAAAGVGVHRGDLEDLESLRAGAAASDGVIHLGFNHDFSRFAESCEADRRAIRAMGDALAGSGRPFVITSGTGMGTAVPGDPSVEDHFDPHHPNPRSASEIAAEEVAGRGVRVAVVRLPQVHNTQKQGLVTPAIAVACQKGVAAYVGDGLNRWPAVHVLDAAPVYRLALEKGPNRARYHAVAEEGVPARAIAEAIGRGLGVPAVSLTPEEAAGHFGWMAMFAAMDMPASSRLTRERLGWHPAQEAGMIEDLDHMDWPAARELVRAWMSPAGR
- a CDS encoding alkaline phosphatase D family protein; this encodes MLDLSDLLTAVRAEGGVSRRLFLAYGAALSALPLLDRRAEARGGKVAFAGDPFSLGVASGDPTHSGMVLWTRLAPKPLDPDGGLPPEAIEVAWELADDEGMREVVRRGTAVATPQLAHSVHVEVEGLRPDRWYWYRFRAGDATSPVGRTRTAPAPDASPERLRLAFASCSHYEQGLFTAYRHMAEDDLDLAFHLGDYIYEYAGKDRLVRKHAGPKLRSLADYRVRHAQYKTDPDLRAAHARCPWVVTWDDHEFENNYANDVSEKAGVDPAEFLEQRARAYQAYYEAMPLRPSSVPRGPRMKLYRTLPFGRLATFQVLDTRQYRTDQPNDDRAAPLNEAALSPKNTILGAEQAGWLKAALLGSTGTWNVLAQQVMMGMVGRGRKPGEPPLYSMDQWPGYAAERMKLVEFLADRRVPNPVVLTGDIHSNWVNDLRVDDRKPETPVVAAEFVGTSITSGGNGSPQIDGLDALLAANPCVRFHNRQRGYVRCTVTPRTWTSDYRIVEDVTSPGAPARTLASFVVEAGRPGVHPA
- a CDS encoding AraC family transcriptional regulator, which encodes MDPLSGVLSLLKPRNTMCAGFDVGGDWSIRFPEHEGIKCYAIASGRCWLAVEGVAEALHLRAGDSFLLPLGRPFRLASDLALPPVDFRSVYEKPASGGISVWNGGGDVSGVGGYFELEENHAGILLGMLPPIVHIREEADRRALRWSMERMMAELREPQPGGFLVLQHLAHMMLVQALRAHLAGGPGGGVGWLFALADRQIGPAIDAMHGEPARPWTLQELADRAGMSRSGFAARFKEAVGATPIDYLTRWRMLLAGDRLRSSGEPVSAIARSLGYESESAFSTAFKRVMGRSPRQYSRGRDPVAASP
- a CDS encoding sigma-70 family RNA polymerase sigma factor, which gives rise to MGNKRRGGAVLERLRLLYNVGSIGELTDGQLLERFATDRGEGAELAFAALVERHEATVWRACLAIARDEHDAEDAFQATFLVLVKKARSLWVRESLGPWLYEVACRTARRARAKAALSRRHEHPAPAAGLGAVEPAGEVPGRDPEEEAAVHEELDRLPEKYRAPIVLCDLGGRTHRDAARCLGWPIGTVKSRQSKGRGMLRDRLTRRGLATAAVAAGASLGRGAAGAVPHHVARDAVRAAMRTSGRLFAGADVSSAVLTLTREGLAAMLWTRIRCVAAVALAIVAASGGAGVYVRGSQEPADRPPTAEKPGAATDRPRRPEDGAARLRLQAQRIATRKAKANYEIARLQLELAEIAVEEYEAVGYPRDLASVEHDIALAKSDVGRYQDRVAWAEGMLKRGYVSKAQKESDDLSLKKSEYGLEQNRAKRRVLVDYTKGKTIRELRSAIEKARVEMLDRESEWEQARAAEVELGRHLDPVAE